One region of Bombus affinis isolate iyBomAffi1 chromosome 3, iyBomAffi1.2, whole genome shotgun sequence genomic DNA includes:
- the LOC126914381 gene encoding 1-phosphatidylinositol 4,5-bisphosphate phosphodiesterase classes I and II isoform X3 produces the protein MAGNKTTGSVLQFRPIEVSQQLQDGEKFIKWDEDSGIVTPVTLKVDKFGFYLHWVDQHNEMDMLDIAVIRDTRTGKHAKVPKDTKLKHLVTMGSQDSLEEKTVTICYGSDFVNMNFINFCTTRAEVAQHWTEQIFQLAYNLSLLNISTTMFLQKAHTKLTLGADKSEKIPVKNIIRMFTQNKEDRKRVEKALDISGFPSGKNDVISLQKFQFEDFFNFYKSLTQRSDVEKVFERIVGNNKRRLMSITQFVDFLNKTQRDPRLNEILYPYANEARAKDIISQYEPNKCNANRGQLSFDGFLRYLMSEDNPIVALSKLELSDDMDQPLAHYFINSSHNTYLTGHQLTGKSSVEIYRQCLLAGCRCVELDFWNGKFDEPVIVHGYTFVPEISARDVIEAIAESAFKTSEYPVILSFENHCNPRQQAKIAQYCRELFGEMLLDAPLESHKLEPGQELPPPSLLKRKIIIKNKKKHHHKKKEHKKKEPTPITESEEGTQENEDNGVTNQVAEGENGTSADIVPQVETTDNDQQIGNGDISHPPMLQQRQSSKDSTQDDEDEEEESSTEEDESNVEDIKCDKVPAPDKVASSAKETEAGAEISALVNYVQPVHFNSFESAEKKNRMYEMSSFDEKQATTLLKERPLEFVNYNKHQLSRVYPAGTRFDSSNFMPQVFWNAGCQLVALNYQTLDLAMQLNLGIFEYNQRCGYLLKPEFMRRKDQRLDPFAESTVDGIIAGTVHIHVISAQFLTDKRVGTYVEVDMYGLPADTVRKRFRTKIVPNNGINPVYDEEPFIFKKVVLPELASIRIAAYEESGRLIGHRVLPVVGLCPGYRHVALRTECGQPLPLANLFLHVIVKDYVPDGLSELAEALANPIKYQSETEKREKQLSVLTDCAEDPEEIDDKPKVGEGATSSKPTEEIVKTKRLQSVGELPILAPTSTNVHGRPSVAGLNTSDSQDNEHGTSTPTVQAVEASTNKSPVNASGMSDEIVAESLEKLMENKLVREKKMELEKKLESLRKKHEKEKLRMQTQKGSIDGEKHKSKFYVSHKLVKRLSSRNIFSSEVGLSTLALAETSECPDIENREGNGGAPKGLPRSQSERLLAVCKAHVQQERELQEKYYESLFSTVEKVMKTSQSNQLKTLRVLLERETADVMRKLQATRHGEVKQLAKVHKDKAELDRMKREVAKSTVEKGVNECTRLTKIYEKKKAELERQHEQVRQRLEAERTKIKASLMAEYSSRCSKYESGELPLSPSGGTSMPESLSGNTY, from the exons ATGGCGGGTAACAAAACAACAGGTAGTGTCTTGCAATTTAGACCGATTGAGGTGTCCCAACAACTACAAGATGGAGAAAAATTCATCAAATGGGATGAG gaTTCTGGTATAGTAACTCCAGTAACATTGAAGGTAGACAAGTTTGGATTCTATTTGCATTGGGTGGATCAACATAATGAGATGGATATGTTGGATATTGCTGTAATAAGAGATACAAGAACTGGGAAACATGCAAAAGTACCGAAG GATACCAAATTAAAGCATCTTGTGACAATGGGTTCTCAAGATTCTTTAGAGGAAAAGACAGTAACAATTTGTTATGGATCTGACTTTGTCAATATGAATTTTATTAACTTCTGTACAACACGAGCAGAAGTTGCACAACATTGGACAGAGCAAATTTTTCAGCTCGCGTATAAtttatctctattaaatatcaGCACAACTATGTTTTTACAAAAAGCACACACTAAACTTACACTTGGAGCTGATAAGTCAGAAAAGATTCCTGTAAAGAA CATAATAAGAATGTTTACGCAAAACAAAGAAGATCGTAAACGCGTCGAGAAAGCGCTTGATATTTCTGGTTTTCCATCTGGGAAA AATGACGTAATATCAttacaaaaatttcaatttgaaGATTTTTTCAACTTTTATAAATCTCTTACTCAACGATCGGATGTTGAAAAAGTTTTCGAACGCATCGTAGGCAATAATAAGCGTAGGCTAATGTCCATCACCCAATTTgttgattttttgaataaaaCTCAAAGAGATCCGCGTTTAAACGAGATATTGTATCCCTATGCAAATGAGGCGAGAGCAAAGGACATTATAAGTCAATATGAACCAAATAAATGTAATGCTAACCGGGGTCAACTAAGTTTCGATGGATTTTTGAGGTATTTAATGAGCGAAGATAACCCAATCGTAGCTTTATCGAAACTTGAATTATCGGACGATATGGATCAGCCGCTTGCGCATTACTTTATAAATTCTAGTCACAATACATACTTAACAG gaCATCAACTTACAGGAAAAAGTTCCGTTGAAATATATCGTCAGTGTCTGCTTGCTGGTTGTAGATGTGTAGAATTGGACTTTTGGAATGGAAAATTTGATGAACCTGTCATTGTGCATgg ATATACATTTGTACCTGAAATAAGTGCACGAGATGTAATTGAAGCAATTGCTGAAAGTGCTTTCAAAACATCAGAATATCCTGTTATTCTTAGCTTTGAAAATCATTGTAATCCAAGACAGCAAGCTAAAATAGCTCAGTATTGTAGAGAATTATTTGGAGAAATGCTGCTAGACGCACCTCTTGAATCTCATAAG TTGGAGCCAGGACAAGAGTTACCACCTCCATCTTTATTAAAACGTAAGATTATAATCAAGAACAAAAAGAAACATCATCATAAGAAAAAGGAGCATAAGAAGAAGGAACCGACACCAATAACAGAATCGGAAGAAGGAACTCAAGAAAACGAAGATAACGGAGTAACGAATCAAGTAGCGGAGGGAGAGAATGGTACGTCAGCAGATATTGTTCCTCAAGTTGAAACAACCGACAATGATCAGCAAATTGGAAATGGAGACATTTCACATCCCCCTATGCTGCAGCAGAGACAAAGTAGTAAGGATAGCACTCAGGATGATGAAG ATGAAGAAGAGGAATCAAGCACAGAAGAGGATGAATCAAACGTGGAGGACATTAAATGTGATAAAGTGCCTGCACCTGACAAAGTAGCATCTAGCGCGAAAGAAACGGAAGCTGGAGCGGAAATTTCAGCTTTAGTTAATTATGTGCAACCTGTTCATTTCAACAGTTTCGAATCGGCTGAAA AGAAAAATCGTATGTACGAGATGTCATCATTCGACGAAAAACAAGCTACGACACTTTTAAAAGAAAGACCATTAGAGtttgtaaattataataaacatCAACTATCTAGAGTGTACCCGGCAGGTACGCGTTTTGACTCTAGTAATTTTATGCCTCAAGTGTTTTGGAATGCGGGTTGTCAACTGGTTGCATTAAATTATCAGACACTTG ATCTTGCTATGCAATTAAACTTGGGAATTTTCGAATATAATCAACGTTGCGGGTATCTTCTGAAGCCAGAATTTATGAGACGAAAAGATCAACGATTGGATCCTTTCGCGGAATCAactgtagatggtattatagcGGGAACAGTTCATATACACGTAATATCGGCTCAGTTCTTAACAGACAAAAGAGTGGGTACTTACGTGGAAGTAGATATGTATGGTTTACCAGCAGACACAGTGAGAAAGAGATTTCGTACGAAAATTGTTCCAAACAATGGGATTAACCCTGTGTACGACGAGGAaccttttatatttaaaaag GTTGTCCTGCCTGAACTTGCTTCAATTAGAATAGCTGCGTACGAGGAATCAGGTCGTTTAATTGGTCACAGAGTATTACCTGTAGTTGGGTTATGTCCGGGCTATCGACATGTTGCTCTTAGAACAGAATGTGGTCAACCATTACCATTagcaaatttatttttacacgtAATTGTGAAGGATTACGTACCAGATGGGCTGAGTGAGCTTGCCGAAGCTTTGGCAAATCCAATTAAATATCAGAGTGAaacagaaaaaagagaaaagcaaTTATCAGTTCTTACAGATTGTGCAGAAGATCCGGAGGAAATTGAT GATAAGCCTAAAGTTGGTGAAGGAGCAACTTCTTCTAAACCAACT GAGGAAATCGTCAAGACAAAAAGATTACAATCTGTCGGTGAATTACCAATACTTGCTCCGACATCTACGAATGTTCATGGTAGACCATCTGTTGCTGGTCTAAACACGTCTGATTCACAAGATAATGAGCATGGAACGTCGACACCTACGGTTCAAGCCGTTGAAGCTTCTACAAATAAAAGTCCAGTCAATGCCAGCGGCA TGAGTGATGAAATAGTGGCTGAATCATTAGAAAAATTAATGGAGAACAAACTCGTCCGAGAGAAAAAAATGGAGCTTGAGAAAAAACTCGAATCATTACGGAAAAAGCatgagaaagaaaaattaaGGATGCAAACGCAAAAAGGATCTATCGATGGTGAAAAGCACAAATCGAAATTTTATGTCAGCCATAAATTAGTGAAACGGTTGTCGAGTAGGAATAT tttttcAAGCGAAGTAGGGTTGAGCACGTTAGCTTTAGCAGAAACATCAGAATGCCCAGACATAGAAAATCGCGAAGGAAATGGTGGAGCTCCAAAGGGACTTCCTAGAAGTCAGAGCGAACGTTTGCTGGCCGTATGTAAAGCTCATGTGCAACAAGAACGGGAACTTCAAGAAAAGTATTATGAAAGTCTGTTTTCAACAGTAGAGAAAGTAATGAAAACCTCCCAATCTAACCAATTAAAAACATTGAGAGTACTTTTGGAACGAGAAACCGCCGATGTTATGAGAAAGCTTCAAGCCACGAGGCATGGAGAA GTGAAACAGCTAGCAAAAGTACACAAAGATAAAGCCGAGCTAGATCGTATGAAGAGGGAAGTTGCAAAGTCCACGGTTGAAAAGGGCGTGAATGAATGTACGCGGTTAACGAAAATTTATGAGAAAAAGAAGGCAGAGCTGGAACGACAGCACGAACAAGTTCGACAAAGGCTAGAAGCAGAAAGGACAAAG ATCAAAGCATCTCTAATGGCAGAGTACAGCAGTCGATGTAGTAAATACGAGAGTGGGGAGCTACCTTTGTCGCCATCCGGCGGAACTAGTATGCCGGAATCTCTTAGTGGGAATACGTATTGA